In Silene latifolia isolate original U9 population chromosome X, ASM4854445v1, whole genome shotgun sequence, the following proteins share a genomic window:
- the LOC141621012 gene encoding uncharacterized protein LOC141621012, with product MTCIQEFEKIRLKELKKIDAEDILPKVYVEWFMSLEANENDILWPGYYGEWFMTLGTEVKADFLHPYFYTQWYVMKFNKADPMKFPSSAELIQKYGQPALEYFNKINKCDYEYVRDVALNECGLSYHLNFYGRLKVSSPRPESEAPEILFFADVHFDHGVLECCILDSHEFGDATVLHPPHFYCSGHCAPI from the exons atgacATGCAT TCAAGAATTTGAGAAAATCAGGcttaaagaattaaagaaaatagaCGCTGAAGACATACTCCCGAAAGTTTATGTTGAGTGGTTCATGTCATTAGAAGCTAATGAAAATGATATCTTGTGGCCGGGATATTATGGTGAATGGTTCATGACATTAGGAACTGAGGTTAAGGCAGACTTCTTACATCCTTACTTTTATACTCAATGGTACGTGATGAAATTCAATAAAGCTGATCCTATGAAGTTTCCGAGTTCGGCCGAACTGATCCAGAAATATGGTCAGCCTGCCTTGGAATATTTtaacaagattaataag TGTGATTACGAATACGTGAGGGACGTGGCATTAAATGAATGCGGTTTATCCTATCATCTGAACTTCTATGGTCGCCTCAAAGTCTCTTCACCAAGACCGGAATCAGAAGCACCTGAAATACTCTTTTTTGCTGATGTGCACTTTGATCATGGAGTTTTGGAGTGCTGTATTCTTGATTCTCATGAATTCG GTGATGCAACAGTACTACACCCTCCACATTTCTACTGTAGTGGCCATTGTGCTCCAATCTAA